One Zootoca vivipara chromosome 9, rZooViv1.1, whole genome shotgun sequence DNA window includes the following coding sequences:
- the CCNA2 gene encoding cyclin-A2, translated as MLTGAAAAAASLARENQENVPPGAKGDPRLAGAALGTRVALGLLRANREPLAQPQASLSQIPWSTNDENCLDVPLGKMGNKQPAFTIHMDEPDVTRQKKRMMSKRISSEEALGLKTAVASMGIRKPLTPIDNPMDLSFSEGSPSVMDMSIVEETEQRINVNHVPDYIEDIYKYLREMEVKCKPKAGYMKKQPDITNNMRAILVDWLVEVGEEYKLQNETLHLAVNYIDRFLSSMSVLRGKLQLLGTAAMLLASKFEEIYPPEVAEFVYITDDTYTKKQVLRMEHLVLKVLSFDLAAPTINQFLSQYFLHQPASSQVENLATYLGELSLIDAETYLKYLPSVIAAAAFHTANYTISGKTWTDSLAEVTGYTIESLKPCIMDLHKTYQAAAQHTQQSIREKYKAVKYHAVSLIDPPETLILS; from the exons ATGCTGacgggagccgccgccgccgccgcttccctgGCTCGGGAGAACCAGGAGAACGTGCCTCCGGGAGCGAAGGGCGACCCTCGGCTGGCGGGCGCTGCGCTGGGGACGCGGGTCGCTCTGGGGCTGCTGCGGGCCAACCGGGAGCCCCTCGCCCAGCCGCAG GCTTCCCTCAGCCAAATTCCATGGAGTACCAATGATGAAAACTGCCTCGATGTTCCCCTGGGAAAAATGGGGAATAAGCAGCCCGCTTTTACCATCCATATGGATGAGCCTGATGTCACCAGGCAGAAAAAACGTATGATGTCGAAAAGAATCTCAAGTGAAGAGGCTCTAGGCTTGAAGACGGCAGTCGCTTCAATGGGAATCAGGAAACCTCTGACACCTATAGATAACCCAATGGATCTGAGCTTCAGTGAGG gaTCTCCAAGTGTTATGGATATGTCAATAGTCGAAGAAACGGAACAGAGAATTAATGTTAACCACGTACCAGACTACATTGAAGACATCTATAAGTATCTTAGGGAAATGGAG GTGAAATGCAAGCCCAAAGCAGGTTACATGAAGAAGCAGCCAGACATCACAAACAATATGCGGGCTATTCTCGTGGACTGGCTAGTGGAGGTTGGCGAAGAGTACAAGCTCCAAAATGAAACTTTGCACTTGGCGGTAAACTACATTGACAGGTTTCTGTCTTCAATGTCAGTGCTAAGAGGGAAACTTCAACTTCTGGGAACTGCTGCCATGCTGTTGGCATC AAAGTTTGAAGAAATCTACCCTCCTGAAGTAGCAGAATTTGTATATATCACAGATGACACTTACACAAAGAAACAAGTCCTCAGGATGGAGCACTTAGTTCTGAAagtcctttcatttgatctggcAGCGCCTACTATAAACCAGTTCCTTTCTCAATACTTCTTGCATCAGCCAGCTAGCTCCCAAGTGGAAAACCTGGCAACG TACTTGGGAGAACTGAGTTTAATTGATGCTGAGACATACCTGAAATATTTGCCGTCAGTAATTGCTGCTGCAGCATTTCATACAGCAAACTATACTATTTCTGGAAAAACTTGG ACTGACTCTCTTGCTGAAGTTACGGGATACACAATTGAAAGTCTTAAGCCTTGTATAATGGACCTCCACAAGACCTACCAGGCAGCGGCACAGCATACACAACAGTCTATACGGGAGAAATACAAGGCTGTAAA ATATCATGCAGTATCACTCATTGACCCGCCAGAGACACTAATCTTATCATAA